Genomic segment of Cytobacillus suaedae:
AGCAATGGTAGGAGAATCACAATCTGTTTTTCTTTACCATAGTGTTCTTGTAGATGTCTTCCCATCAAGACATTAAAATGTTGATCTGTACCGCCGAGCTCTACATCACTTTCAAGCATGACTGAATCATACCCCTGCATTAATGGATAGAAAAATTCATGTAAAGAAATTGGTTTTCCTGTGGAAAGTCGTTCCGAAAAGTCATTTCGTTCAAGTAGCCTTGCTACCGTAATACTTGCAGATAGGTTAATAACATCCTCCAAGTTAAGCTCAGATAACCATTTAGAGTTGTAATATAGCTCAACCTTTTCCATATCGAGCACTTTGCTAAACTGTTCAAAATAGGTCTTCGCATTATGCTGTACTTCTTCATTTGTTAGCTGCCTTCTTGCAACAGACTTTCCTGTAGGATCACCTATTTTACCTGTAAAATCACCTATAATTAATTGAATGACATGCCCATTTTCTTGAAATTGCTTAAGCTTATTTAACACAACTGTATGCCCTAAGTGAACATCTGGTGCGGAAGGATCTAATCCAAGCTTAATCTTTAAAGGCTTCCCTTTTAAAATTGATTTTGCGATTTTGATCTTCAGTTCATCTAATGGAATTATCTCTGATACTCCATTACTATAGGTCGCAAGCTGCCTCTCTACTTCTGTACGTTGTTCACTTGTTAACTGATCAAATAAATCACTCATTATAAATCCTCCTTTTCCTCTAAAAAATAAAAAAACACGCCCCTAAAAAAAGGGACGTGGATTACGCGGTACCACCCTTGTTGAAGAATTTAATTCTTCCACTCGAGATCGAATAACGGTTCAGCCGTTCTCTGCTAGTTCTTGCTGTTCAAGAAGGACTCTTGAAAATTATAAGGTTCGCAAAGAAAGTTCAGGGAGGTAATTCGTTCTTATCTTTGTACTGATTTGCACCAACCATCAGCTCTCTAAAACAGGGAGATAAGTCACTACTGTTTTCCCATCATAACTTTTTAACATATAAAATTTACTTGATTTTTGTTATTTTAACCGAGAAACTAAGTAATTACAACCCTTTTTTACCCGGATAGTTTTAAAATTAACTGGTCTTAAAGAATACAAGGGGGTTATTCGCTAGAATTCACTTCGCTTTCCGCGGGCGGTCCGGGAGCCTCCTCGGCTTCGCCTGTGGGGTCTCCCATTGACGCGCTTCTCCCGCAGGAGTCTACGTGAATTCTAGCGAATAACAACTACTCTAAACATTAGGCTTTAACATTCCTTTAGTTTAACATATTCGCCTTGTATATAAGTACTCCACTAATAAAATAGATAATGGAACTACTGTAAAATATAATATGAATGGTAAAGAAGTCTGCTAAAATGCCTCCAATAAAAATTGCTATTGCGGAAAAGATTGAAGTCCAGAAATGATAATTCCCAATATTTATACCTCGTTTTGCACCGTCGGTGAGGCTGGCAATTAACGTCTTTTCTCCATGCTTTTGCAAGCCTCCAAAAATGCCTAGCAGTAACTGTAGAATGTAAACCTGTTCGATACTACTTATGTGAGGATAGTAGAGAAGAACAAGTGCCATTCCCCACGAGTTAACGAGTAAAAAATAATTATTATCAAATCTACTGGATATTCG
This window contains:
- a CDS encoding MFS transporter gives rise to the protein MENHLKLKWLIITQSSVFFASSLIFPFYILFINNIGSNYSQFGLSYGLFGLSAALVHPIAGRISSRFDNNYFLLVNSWGMALVLLYYPHISSIEQVYILQLLLGIFGGLQKHGEKTLIASLTDGAKRGINIGNYHFWTSIFSAIAIFIGGILADFFTIHIIFYSSSIIYFISGVLIYKANMLN
- a CDS encoding tyrosine--tRNA ligase — protein: MSDLFDQLTSEQRTEVERQLATYSNGVSEIIPLDELKIKIAKSILKGKPLKIKLGLDPSAPDVHLGHTVVLNKLKQFQENGHVIQLIIGDFTGKIGDPTGKSVARRQLTNEEVQHNAKTYFEQFSKVLDMEKVELYYNSKWLSELNLEDVINLSASITVARLLERNDFSERLSTGKPISLHEFFYPLMQGYDSVMLESDVELGGTDQHFNVLMGRHLQEHYGKEKQIVILLPLLEGLDGVDKMSKSKHNYIGVDEEPNQMYGKTMSIPDELITKYFNLISDLSVEEKNKISEGLSDGTLHPRDAKMLLGKTIVRMYHSEEAAQKAEEHFKTVFQKGSLPEDIPVVEWKGDPEVGILDLLVELKLQSSKSEARRMIQNGGVRLNEEKISDVNLQVAIKDGLVLQVGKRKFVKLTK